CAGGAAGGTCGAGTAGATGGCGCAGACCGGACGGAACCCCTCGGTTGCCATGCCGGCGGCGAAGGTGACCGCATGCCCCTCGGCAATGCCGACATCGAAGAAGCGGTTGGGGAATGTCTCGGAGAACTTCACCAGCCCGGTGCCGGTGGTCATCGCCGCGGTGATGGCGACCACGCGCGGATCGCGCTGGGCCAGTTGGATCATCACCTGCCCGAAGACATCGGTGTAGGTCGGCACCGGCCGTTCCTTCGGCTTGATCGGCTCGACGCTCGAGGCCGGCGCCGTCATCAGCGCCTTCTCCGGCGCCTTCACCCCGTGCCAGCCGACCGGATCCTTCTCGGCGAACGCGTGCCCCTGCCCCTTGCGGGTGATCAGGTGGATCAAGACCGGTTTTTTGATCTCGCGGGCGCGCTTGAGCACCGCCACCACATCGGCGACGTTGTGCCCGTCGATCGGCCCGACATACTTGAAGCCGAGGTTCTCGAAGAACATCCCCGGCACAATCAGCGACTTGAGCGAATCATCGATGCGCCGCGCCATCAGTTGCAGACGGTCATGGAAGGGCGCCTTGCCCAGCGCCTGCCAGATTTCGCCGCGCAGTTTGTTGAGGAATGGATCGGTGATGATCTCGGCGAGGTAGCGCGAGATCGCCCCGACATTGGGAGAGATCGACATGCGGTTGTCGTTGAGGATGACCGTGAGATCGGTCCCGCTCACGCCGGCGTTGTTGAGCCCCTCATACGCCAGCCCGCCGGTGATTCCGCCATCGCCAACCACCGCGACCACTTCAAAGCTCTCGTTTTTCAGGTCGCGCGCCTTGGCGATGCCCAGCGCCGCTGAGATGGCGGTCGAGGCATGCCCCGCGCCGAAGACATCGTACTCCGATTCGTCGCGCTTGAGGAACCCGGAGATGCCCTCGTAGCGCCGGATGGTCGGCAACAGGTCGCGCCGTCCGGTGAGAATCTTGTGCACATACGCCTGATGGCCGACATCCCAGACGATCTTGTCGCGCGGGGTGTTGTAGGCGTAGTGGAGCGCCACGGTCAGTTCGACCGCGCCCAAAGACGAGGCGAAATGCCCGCCGACCTGGCCGATCACCTCGATGATGTAATGCCGGATCTCGTCGCAGAGCTGCTTCAGCTGCTCGGCCGACAGCGACTTGAGGTCCGCCGGCGAATTGATCGTCGCCAGCAGTTCCGGCACACGGCCATTGGGCTGATCAACAG
This bacterium DNA region includes the following protein-coding sequences:
- the dxs gene encoding 1-deoxy-D-xylulose-5-phosphate synthase codes for the protein MTNSVDQPNGRVPELLATINSPADLKSLSAEQLKQLCDEIRHYIIEVIGQVGGHFASSLGAVELTVALHYAYNTPRDKIVWDVGHQAYVHKILTGRRDLLPTIRRYEGISGFLKRDESEYDVFGAGHASTAISAALGIAKARDLKNESFEVVAVVGDGGITGGLAYEGLNNAGVSGTDLTVILNDNRMSISPNVGAISRYLAEIITDPFLNKLRGEIWQALGKAPFHDRLQLMARRIDDSLKSLIVPGMFFENLGFKYVGPIDGHNVADVVAVLKRAREIKKPVLIHLITRKGQGHAFAEKDPVGWHGVKAPEKALMTAPASSVEPIKPKERPVPTYTDVFGQVMIQLAQRDPRVVAITAAMTTGTGLVKFSETFPNRFFDVGIAEGHAVTFAAGMATEGFRPVCAIYSTFLQRAFDHLVHDAALQRLPVIFCLDRAGLAGEDGPTHHGNLDLAYLASVPGMVVAAPKDGNELRDLLFTALAYSEGPFAIRYPKSSSWRFEASESYSPIPIGTWESLRDSGDLCVLAVGAMVKPALEVAERLEAQGVQVEVINARYVKPLDEAMLERIATTYRQVVTMEEANRRGGFGQAIAEWMHRRRAPVQVECIAIEDCIVPHGARSLLLELTGLSVARLEKRVLGMIGMNPAREFRSAEERSRT